One window of Sulfurospirillum sp. 1612 genomic DNA carries:
- the leuB gene encoding 3-isopropylmalate dehydrogenase — protein sequence MSQSDKQYNIALIRGDGIGPEIVEEAVKVLNAVSEKEDFTLNYEEYLMGGVAYEATKNPLPDATIAGCLKSDAILFGAIGGYKWDNLASELRPEAGLLKLRKALGLFANLRPVAVFDELLDASSMKPEVLKGVDLLVVRELTGGIYFGEPRENDGQRAYNTMVYTREEIIRIAKVAFESAMKRKKKVCSVDKANVLEVSRLWRSVVEEVAISYPEVELTHMYVDNAAMQIVREPKQFDVLLTGNIFGDILSDEASMMSGSIGLLPSSSIGGSVGLYEPIHGSAPDIVGQGIANPIATILSASMMLRFSLGEIKAADRIDNAIKHVLKDGYRTKDLARYNAKEVCTTEQIGSIIAKYVAQED from the coding sequence ATGAGCCAAAGTGACAAACAATATAATATCGCATTAATAAGAGGGGATGGCATTGGCCCTGAAATTGTAGAAGAGGCGGTTAAAGTTTTAAATGCTGTGTCTGAAAAAGAAGATTTTACTCTCAATTATGAGGAATATTTGATGGGAGGTGTTGCCTATGAAGCGACAAAAAATCCACTCCCTGATGCTACGATTGCGGGATGTTTGAAATCCGATGCGATTCTTTTTGGCGCGATTGGTGGCTATAAATGGGACAATCTAGCCAGTGAACTGAGACCTGAAGCGGGACTTTTGAAACTCAGAAAAGCACTGGGACTTTTTGCCAATTTACGACCGGTTGCAGTTTTTGATGAACTCTTAGATGCAAGTAGTATGAAACCAGAAGTTTTAAAAGGTGTTGATTTATTGGTCGTGCGAGAATTGACCGGTGGCATTTACTTTGGTGAGCCACGAGAAAATGATGGTCAAAGAGCCTACAATACGATGGTCTATACGAGAGAAGAAATCATAAGAATCGCAAAAGTGGCTTTTGAATCTGCTATGAAGCGTAAGAAAAAAGTCTGTTCGGTAGATAAAGCCAATGTTTTGGAAGTGAGTCGTTTGTGGCGTAGTGTTGTCGAAGAAGTAGCCATTTCATATCCTGAAGTAGAATTAACCCATATGTATGTAGACAATGCCGCGATGCAAATCGTGAGAGAACCAAAACAGTTTGATGTCCTCTTAACCGGAAATATCTTTGGTGATATTTTGAGTGATGAGGCGAGTATGATGAGTGGCTCCATCGGCTTGTTACCATCTTCTTCCATTGGGGGCAGTGTTGGTTTGTATGAGCCGATTCATGGATCCGCGCCAGATATTGTTGGACAAGGTATTGCTAATCCTATTGCGACGATTTTGAGTGCTTCGATGATGCTAAGATTTTCTCTTGGTGAAATCAAAGCGGCCGATCGCATTGATAATGCGATTAAGCACGTATTGAAAGATGGGTACAGAACCAAAGATTTGGCACGCTATAATGCAA